From a single Flavobacteriales bacterium genomic region:
- a CDS encoding N-6 DNA methylase: MTTAEYISALNTQYRTGIAREHAYRGDLQQLLTALCPGILVTNEPARVACGAPDYILTRKQIPVGYIEAKDIGADLDSKNYKEQFKRYNGSLDNLVITNYLEFRFYRNGEPTASIRIGDVASGKVKPLPEEFDKFNALIADFAAWQGQTITSPKKLASMMAGKARLLADVIASAVESDEQSQANTDLREQLEAFKVILIHDITPRSFADLYAQTIAYGMFAARLHDATPDSFSREEAAKLIPRSNPFLRKLFNSISGPDLDDRIVWIVDALADIFRATDIAKLLTSFGKGSGREDAFMHFYEDFLAQYDPKLRKSRGVWYTPDAVVRFIVRAVDDILKEEFGLAAGLADASTVRLKRKVFTKATADMRSKVKEVEVEEVVHRVQVLDPATGTGTFLAEVVRQVHAKFEGQEGMWPQYVEQHLIPRLNGFELLMASYAMAHLKLDLVLRDTGYDMGTPHGTPNQKPSNNDQQRLRVFLTNSLEEAHRDTVTLWTNWLSQEAKEANSVKRDTPVMVVLGNPPYSGISTNKGDWISGLIEDYKYVDGEHFGERKHWLQDDYVKFIRFGEHFIEKTGEGVLAYVNNHGYLDNPTFRGMRWHLLKTFDKIYVIDLHGNSKKKEVSPDGSRDENVFDIQQGVSINLFIRSKAWKKGILAKVMHLSLWGTREHKNNLLGTQSIHSNQFECITPSSPQYLFVPMDYAAKRLYDQGIALGDLFPNNVTGIVSARDGFVTDFDASNLVDRIASFVDESQTDDEVRLKFFGSTSAGKYLAGDSRGWKLPKARKAIRGLDHGTYVRPMSYRPFDERVMYYHPGMVDWSREKVMPHFFRGTNISIAWIRPQSSAYEFSLFTTKHITDQCYAGNKSAGAGITYAAPLYIYPETNQQTSALSHSVQPNLGIKLVEQMANGMGLNYTFNPEELFAHGTGKALLPLDVLDYCYTVLHSPAYRAKYKEFLKSDFPRIPFPKDAKKFRALVQLGAKLRKLHLLEDPMVEQFITKFPAAGDNTVTRKMSKNSIGYEATSKDHGKVWINDQQYFADVPQVAWNFYIGGYQPAQKWLKDRRERQLTFDDIRHYQRMIVALTETGKVMEEVDKVGVIE, encoded by the coding sequence ATGACGACCGCAGAATACATCTCCGCGCTCAATACACAGTACCGCACCGGAATCGCTCGGGAGCACGCCTACAGAGGAGACTTACAACAGCTGCTGACAGCCTTGTGCCCAGGAATTTTGGTAACGAACGAACCCGCCAGGGTAGCATGTGGAGCACCTGACTACATCCTGACCCGCAAACAGATCCCCGTGGGCTACATCGAGGCCAAGGATATCGGAGCGGATCTGGACAGTAAGAACTACAAGGAGCAATTCAAACGATACAACGGCTCGCTGGACAATCTGGTGATCACAAACTACCTCGAGTTCCGTTTCTATCGCAATGGCGAACCCACTGCGAGCATTCGCATCGGTGATGTGGCCAGCGGTAAAGTAAAACCGCTTCCTGAAGAGTTCGACAAGTTCAACGCCCTCATTGCCGACTTCGCGGCATGGCAGGGCCAGACCATAACCAGTCCGAAGAAACTGGCGAGCATGATGGCGGGCAAAGCACGCTTGCTGGCCGATGTGATCGCCTCCGCTGTTGAAAGTGATGAACAAAGTCAGGCGAACACAGATCTCCGGGAGCAACTCGAAGCCTTCAAGGTCATCCTCATCCATGATATCACGCCGCGCAGTTTCGCCGACCTATATGCGCAGACCATCGCCTACGGAATGTTCGCTGCACGCTTGCATGACGCAACACCGGACAGCTTCAGCCGCGAAGAAGCTGCAAAACTGATCCCGCGGAGCAACCCCTTTCTGCGTAAACTTTTCAATAGCATTAGTGGCCCGGATCTCGATGACCGGATCGTGTGGATCGTAGATGCATTGGCGGACATCTTCCGTGCCACCGATATCGCCAAGTTGCTCACCAGCTTTGGCAAGGGTAGTGGCCGCGAAGATGCTTTCATGCATTTCTATGAAGACTTCCTAGCACAGTACGACCCAAAACTGCGGAAGAGCCGCGGCGTCTGGTACACACCGGATGCCGTGGTGCGCTTCATCGTGCGTGCAGTGGATGATATCCTTAAAGAGGAATTTGGGCTGGCAGCGGGGTTGGCGGATGCCAGTACGGTCCGCTTGAAGCGGAAGGTGTTTACCAAGGCTACAGCCGATATGCGCTCAAAAGTGAAGGAGGTCGAGGTTGAAGAGGTGGTTCATCGTGTTCAGGTTCTGGACCCCGCCACGGGCACCGGAACGTTCCTCGCCGAAGTGGTCCGTCAGGTACATGCAAAATTCGAAGGGCAGGAAGGCATGTGGCCGCAATATGTGGAACAGCACTTGATCCCGCGCCTCAACGGCTTTGAGTTGCTGATGGCGAGCTATGCCATGGCGCACCTGAAGCTGGACCTAGTGCTGCGCGATACTGGCTATGATATGGGTACGCCGCACGGTACGCCTAACCAGAAGCCTTCAAACAATGATCAACAACGTCTGCGAGTCTTTCTGACCAACAGCCTTGAGGAAGCACACAGGGATACCGTCACTCTCTGGACTAACTGGCTAAGCCAAGAGGCTAAGGAGGCCAATTCTGTGAAGCGCGATACGCCCGTGATGGTAGTACTGGGGAATCCACCGTACAGCGGCATAAGCACCAACAAGGGTGATTGGATCAGCGGACTGATCGAGGACTATAAGTACGTCGACGGGGAGCATTTCGGTGAACGTAAGCACTGGCTACAGGATGACTATGTAAAGTTCATCCGATTCGGTGAACACTTCATTGAGAAGACCGGCGAGGGTGTGCTGGCCTACGTCAACAACCACGGCTATTTGGACAATCCCACGTTCCGTGGGATGCGTTGGCACTTGCTGAAAACTTTCGACAAGATCTATGTGATCGACTTACACGGTAACAGCAAAAAGAAGGAAGTGTCTCCAGATGGCAGTAGGGATGAGAACGTGTTTGATATCCAACAGGGTGTAAGCATCAATCTTTTCATTCGATCTAAGGCATGGAAGAAAGGGATATTAGCAAAAGTGATGCACCTAAGTCTGTGGGGTACCCGCGAACACAAGAACAACCTCCTCGGAACGCAAAGCATACATTCGAACCAGTTCGAATGTATTACTCCTTCTAGTCCACAATACCTATTCGTACCAATGGACTACGCGGCAAAGCGTTTGTATGACCAAGGTATCGCCCTTGGTGATCTATTCCCGAACAATGTAACCGGCATCGTTTCCGCTAGGGATGGATTTGTAACTGACTTTGATGCAAGTAATCTGGTAGATCGAATCGCTTCGTTTGTTGATGAATCACAGACTGATGATGAAGTTCGTTTGAAGTTCTTTGGTTCTACTTCAGCAGGGAAGTATCTCGCCGGGGATTCGCGAGGCTGGAAACTACCTAAGGCAAGAAAGGCTATTCGTGGTCTTGACCATGGGACCTACGTAAGGCCGATGAGTTATCGTCCGTTTGACGAACGAGTGATGTATTACCATCCAGGAATGGTTGATTGGAGTCGAGAAAAGGTTATGCCACACTTCTTCAGAGGCACCAACATAAGTATTGCTTGGATTAGACCACAGAGCAGTGCTTATGAATTCTCATTGTTCACGACAAAACACATTACAGATCAGTGTTATGCGGGTAATAAATCGGCTGGCGCTGGCATTACCTATGCTGCGCCCTTGTACATCTATCCTGAAACAAACCAACAGACGAGCGCACTGAGCCATAGCGTGCAGCCCAACTTGGGTATCAAGTTGGTTGAGCAAATGGCAAATGGTATGGGCCTTAACTACACTTTCAATCCTGAAGAACTCTTCGCCCACGGTACGGGCAAAGCACTTCTGCCGTTGGATGTGCTGGACTATTGCTACACCGTGCTACACAGCCCGGCTTACCGTGCCAAGTACAAGGAGTTCTTGAAAAGTGACTTTCCACGTATTCCCTTTCCGAAGGATGCGAAAAAATTTCGCGCTTTGGTGCAACTCGGTGCCAAGCTGCGTAAGCTGCACTTGTTGGAAGACCCGATGGTGGAGCAGTTCATTACTAAGTTTCCCGCTGCTGGCGATAATACCGTCACACGAAAGATGAGCAAGAATAGCATTGGGTACGAGGCTACCAGCAAAGACCATGGCAAAGTATGGATCAACGACCAGCAATACTTTGCCGATGTGCCGCAAGTCGCTTGGAATTTTTATATCGGAGGTTACCAACCTGCACAGAAATGGTTGAAGGATCGTCGTGAACGCCAACTCACTTTCGACGACATCCGCCACTACCAGCGCATGATCGTAGCGCTAACAGAAACGGGCAAAGTGATGGAGGAGGTGGATAAAGTTGGGGTTATTGAGTGA
- a CDS encoding T9SS type A sorting domain-containing protein, with protein sequence MGQLRKLPLTLRTLGSVLVFITLSTTAQTTYTWTGAISTAWNNNFNWLPATGFPNGADTAVVLLTALNQPLLDANRSVNSLTITSGTLNLNAFTLNVTGTSNFIGGAVNNGTLAPNVAAGAITFAGTTFSCAINGTTDIVYFNGSVFNGPVTLTKTNTGNNYSIGGNTFNDSLTLTNTAGRQYMYYTLNDVYNGNVVLNSSGTSGGIWLGQNTGSGTLASGMTLSIGGGGFSIGSLVIGRLIQLGATPQSIITTGTSTLHVRDGSVFNGALTGSAPGLYIQNTTFNANATFIKTGNTNEYSSGGCVFNGTTEFSNSGIGFLALNNTGVDTFNGDVKFNSSGSGGFRFGYSGGSWDQASGYTIMIGAGGFSAGALGLGRFTQLGPSNITLVMTGTSSFFYNPGTLFLGNVDVTAPTVFLNGATFSGSAKFTKTGSSNDYSTGGNVFNGSMEFLNSSSALFCPHYTGIDVFNGPLLVNNTGTGSIRFGLSGGTSTLATGNTINVGASGFTSGQLYINGLTQVGATPQNIAFTGSAGIYFGSGTTFNGPLTVVSPSIGLNGSTFNADVSLTKTGSLNDVCTGGNTFNGTLDLTNTSTGTIYLYHYANDSFNGNIRFGSTSTGQILLGQFSGTATLAAGYTIAAGASGFVAGFLTIGKLTQVGGTAQDLMLGTNATLTFNAGTVLNGNVTATTGRLYFNGATFNGKLTAIKTGPGSDESNGGNVFNNIVDITNASNGAIILYQNFDDLFNNDVLLSNTSSGQILTGQLTGTATLAATRIISVGASGFASGALSIGRLTQIGSTAQNFVLGSSASLTFGVGNTFNGTVSSTSGRLYLNGTTFNDSFTAVKTGFGSDASNGGNTYNGPTEITLASAGIMYLYHYSDDAFNDDLLFNNTSTGQILMGQFTGNAVLAAGRVIEVGAGGFTNGMLNIGRFTQIGPTPQNLVLGNGAALAFGTGSVFNGNVISSSGSLFYHGTTFNGTVRSTKNGPGNDTSRGGNIFNGHTDITMTATGSMNLYSTANDIYNADLRLSNTSVGQFRLGLSTGTAILAAGYTIAVGPSGFTQGLLSIEELTQIGPTPQTLSLGNVATLTYGAGTTFNGDVTSTSGSLFFAGTTFNGRLTATKTGISNDSSPGGNTFNGLTVITQTGAGFINMHYTADDQFNADIRLNNTSTGQFRFGLNTGFGFLADGRTVAVGVTGFSAGALSLDRFIQLGPTPQAINLGANATLTYGIASVFNGNVVSSSGGLLFNGTTFNGTVQATKTGPSNDSSRGGNTFNGLTDIRMTGGGYLNLYYQVNDTYNADLLVSNSSTGQLRMGLNTGSAVLAAGRTISVGPLGFVNGLLSIEKFTQLGATPQSLTLTGGAILVFGGGAIFNGNMTSVSPGLRFTGARFNGDAYCRKIGPSNDSGVGTNMFNGATRLTNAGTGIFYLGYSGTELFNGDLALGSTSTGGIIFGQANGTATLATGRTLSIDPTGFTNGSLALRNFTQVGPNSHTLVLTGSAVLRFQTGTTFNGPLDATSPDVYLDGSVFNSYVRFVKNGPVYNPSYGGNTYNANMEFVGQGGTVLLSNYVADTYNGDAHFQHNGTAGFNLGNISGNNFYKDVSTLGSTSTILFSAGAGRTRFLGSVPQYFRNEIAYPPTVNLLDVATTSGAEVVLVGGNVNVALDLAFVSGALRTAAATSAGPGLLVIADNVTMSNPPDNNSHVIGYLRKVGDDAFSFPVGDGTRYAPISISALAGTSHHFTAKYEPQSSHPTYSHLLRDPSLNHLSLCEYWILDRTAGASNPVVTLSWDTPRSCGVTDLSELAVARWNGALWKNHGNGSTTGNTTAGTISSAGAVSLFATPSLFTLASTGFGNPLPVELVSFHAQYVEDAVRTEWTTASEMNNDRFDVERSADAFTFELAGSVFGAGNSQVALNYEFFDMHPYSGTSYYRLKQVDFDGTFTYSDIVPVHNPNGSDASITVFPNPTQGETIVSIQGTSEGTIELSVINAQGQQVLNYSRTATSTGFTVPVSLDGLPSGIYVVRVQEVGQDPVEVKVLKE encoded by the coding sequence GTGGGACAGTTGAGGAAGCTTCCATTGACCTTGCGCACGCTGGGTTCAGTACTCGTATTCATCACACTTAGCACTACAGCTCAGACCACGTATACATGGACGGGAGCGATCAGCACAGCATGGAACAATAATTTTAACTGGCTCCCCGCTACGGGATTCCCCAATGGAGCTGATACTGCCGTAGTACTGCTGACCGCGCTGAATCAGCCTTTATTGGATGCGAACCGGTCCGTGAACAGCCTTACTATCACTTCGGGAACGCTCAATTTGAATGCATTCACCCTTAACGTTACGGGTACGAGCAACTTCATCGGAGGAGCCGTGAACAATGGAACTCTTGCTCCTAACGTAGCTGCGGGCGCGATCACATTCGCGGGAACAACGTTTTCATGTGCGATCAATGGTACAACGGATATTGTCTATTTCAACGGTTCCGTCTTCAATGGTCCTGTTACCCTTACGAAGACCAATACCGGGAACAACTACAGCATTGGTGGCAATACGTTCAATGACTCGTTGACCTTGACCAATACGGCAGGCCGGCAATACATGTACTATACGTTGAATGACGTATACAACGGCAATGTGGTGCTCAATAGCTCGGGAACAAGCGGTGGTATCTGGCTCGGACAGAACACGGGATCCGGGACTTTGGCTTCCGGAATGACATTAAGTATCGGTGGCGGCGGTTTTAGTATTGGTTCGTTGGTGATCGGTAGATTGATCCAGCTTGGTGCCACACCACAGAGCATTATTACAACTGGGACATCAACGCTGCACGTAAGGGATGGATCCGTATTCAATGGAGCACTTACCGGAAGTGCGCCAGGTCTCTATATTCAGAACACCACGTTCAATGCGAATGCAACGTTCATTAAGACCGGAAATACGAATGAATACAGCTCCGGTGGTTGCGTGTTCAATGGAACCACGGAGTTCTCGAATTCCGGCATTGGATTCCTCGCTCTTAATAATACCGGTGTCGATACGTTCAACGGTGATGTGAAATTCAATAGTTCGGGATCCGGTGGATTCCGTTTCGGCTATAGCGGAGGATCATGGGATCAAGCATCGGGTTACACGATAATGATCGGTGCTGGTGGCTTTAGTGCAGGCGCTCTTGGTCTAGGACGTTTCACGCAGTTAGGGCCATCGAACATCACACTCGTAATGACGGGTACGTCCAGCTTCTTCTACAACCCAGGTACACTGTTCCTAGGCAATGTGGACGTCACCGCACCAACGGTCTTTCTCAACGGAGCAACTTTTTCCGGTAGTGCAAAATTCACCAAGACCGGTAGCAGCAACGATTACAGCACTGGGGGAAATGTGTTCAACGGTTCAATGGAATTTCTCAATTCGAGCAGTGCTCTCTTCTGTCCGCATTACACCGGTATCGATGTTTTCAACGGACCCTTACTCGTGAACAATACCGGTACAGGTAGTATTCGTTTCGGGTTGAGCGGTGGAACCAGCACATTGGCCACAGGCAATACCATCAATGTAGGTGCATCAGGATTCACATCCGGACAATTATACATCAACGGACTAACGCAGGTGGGAGCAACTCCACAGAATATAGCGTTCACCGGATCGGCCGGTATTTATTTTGGTTCTGGCACAACGTTCAACGGACCGCTTACGGTCGTTTCACCGTCGATCGGTCTCAATGGGTCAACGTTCAATGCGGATGTCAGCCTCACCAAGACAGGTTCGTTGAACGATGTTTGCACTGGAGGAAATACGTTCAACGGTACGCTCGATCTCACCAATACATCAACTGGTACGATCTATTTATACCATTACGCTAACGATAGCTTCAACGGTAACATCCGTTTCGGAAGTACATCCACGGGACAGATCCTCCTCGGGCAGTTCAGCGGAACCGCAACGCTGGCCGCAGGTTATACCATTGCAGCAGGAGCGTCTGGTTTCGTGGCAGGGTTTCTCACCATTGGAAAATTGACTCAAGTAGGCGGTACAGCTCAGGATCTTATGCTTGGCACCAATGCAACTCTGACCTTTAACGCGGGTACTGTTCTTAACGGAAATGTAACAGCAACCACCGGTAGGCTTTACTTCAATGGCGCTACATTCAACGGTAAGCTCACTGCGATCAAGACCGGCCCGGGCAGTGATGAGAGCAACGGAGGGAATGTCTTCAACAACATCGTTGATATCACGAATGCGTCCAACGGAGCCATAATACTGTATCAAAACTTTGACGACTTGTTCAACAATGATGTCCTGTTGAGCAATACGTCCAGTGGGCAGATCCTGACCGGCCAATTAACGGGCACCGCCACCTTGGCAGCGACCCGGATAATTTCAGTTGGTGCTTCAGGGTTCGCGAGTGGGGCCTTGAGCATCGGGCGATTAACTCAAATAGGATCAACAGCGCAGAATTTCGTGCTTGGTAGCAGTGCATCGCTGACCTTCGGTGTGGGAAATACATTCAATGGAACGGTGTCCAGTACTTCCGGAAGGCTCTACCTGAACGGCACCACGTTCAATGATTCATTTACTGCCGTAAAAACCGGGTTCGGTAGCGATGCAAGTAACGGTGGAAATACATACAATGGACCCACCGAGATCACGCTTGCGTCAGCGGGGATCATGTACTTGTATCACTATTCGGATGATGCGTTCAACGACGACCTGCTTTTCAATAACACGTCCACCGGTCAGATCCTAATGGGACAGTTCACCGGTAATGCGGTGCTAGCGGCTGGTAGAGTGATCGAAGTTGGAGCCGGTGGGTTCACTAATGGAATGCTGAACATTGGTCGATTTACTCAGATCGGACCTACACCGCAGAACCTGGTGTTGGGCAATGGTGCCGCGTTGGCGTTCGGGACCGGAAGTGTGTTCAACGGTAATGTGATCTCCTCTTCCGGGTCATTGTTCTATCATGGTACAACGTTCAACGGTACCGTGAGATCCACCAAGAACGGTCCAGGGAATGACACCAGCCGAGGTGGTAATATTTTCAATGGACACACGGACATAACCATGACCGCAACTGGATCCATGAACCTCTATTCTACTGCGAATGATATCTACAATGCTGATCTGCGTTTAAGCAATACATCGGTTGGTCAGTTCCGGTTGGGTCTCTCTACGGGAACTGCAATATTGGCCGCAGGCTACACGATCGCTGTTGGTCCTTCGGGATTCACGCAGGGTCTACTTTCCATTGAGGAACTGACACAGATCGGTCCCACACCCCAAACACTTTCTTTGGGAAATGTGGCAACGCTGACATATGGTGCAGGAACAACCTTTAATGGAGATGTGACTTCAACTTCCGGCTCACTATTCTTTGCCGGTACCACCTTTAATGGCAGGTTAACAGCCACCAAAACCGGCATCTCCAATGACTCCAGTCCGGGTGGAAATACGTTCAATGGTCTAACAGTGATCACACAGACCGGAGCGGGTTTCATCAACATGCATTACACCGCGGATGATCAGTTCAACGCGGATATTCGACTGAACAATACGTCTACGGGCCAGTTCCGTTTCGGATTGAATACAGGGTTCGGGTTCCTGGCAGATGGACGGACCGTCGCCGTTGGTGTCACCGGGTTCAGCGCGGGTGCGCTTTCATTGGATCGATTCATTCAGTTGGGGCCGACACCGCAAGCGATAAACCTGGGCGCAAATGCAACGTTGACCTATGGGATCGCTTCGGTATTCAATGGCAACGTGGTCTCCAGTTCCGGTGGGCTACTGTTCAATGGCACAACGTTCAATGGCACAGTACAAGCCACCAAGACCGGTCCTTCGAACGATTCCAGTAGAGGCGGCAATACATTCAATGGGCTAACGGATATCCGTATGACCGGTGGTGGGTATTTGAACCTGTACTATCAAGTGAACGATACCTACAATGCCGATCTGCTCGTAAGTAATTCGTCCACCGGACAATTACGCATGGGCCTGAATACAGGTAGTGCGGTACTGGCCGCTGGACGTACTATTTCAGTAGGGCCACTGGGGTTCGTAAATGGATTGCTTTCAATTGAAAAATTCACCCAGTTAGGAGCTACACCCCAGAGCTTGACCTTGACCGGAGGAGCTATTCTTGTTTTTGGCGGAGGAGCCATCTTCAACGGAAATATGACATCCGTTTCGCCGGGTCTGCGCTTTACCGGAGCTCGGTTCAATGGTGACGCCTACTGCAGAAAGATCGGTCCATCGAATGATAGTGGTGTGGGAACCAACATGTTCAACGGCGCAACGCGGCTTACGAATGCAGGTACCGGAATTTTTTACCTGGGATATTCCGGCACGGAATTATTCAACGGCGATCTGGCGTTGGGTAGCACAAGCACTGGCGGTATCATTTTCGGACAAGCAAATGGAACTGCTACACTGGCAACCGGACGTACACTTTCCATCGATCCGACCGGGTTCACCAACGGGTCTCTTGCCTTGAGGAATTTCACACAGGTAGGCCCTAATTCACATACACTGGTATTGACGGGAAGTGCTGTACTACGATTCCAAACGGGTACTACGTTCAATGGACCACTTGATGCAACTTCACCGGATGTTTACCTGGACGGTTCCGTATTCAATAGCTATGTCCGGTTCGTAAAGAACGGGCCTGTTTATAACCCCAGCTATGGTGGCAATACCTACAATGCCAACATGGAATTCGTTGGTCAAGGTGGAACTGTTCTGTTGAGCAACTACGTTGCCGATACATACAATGGCGATGCACACTTCCAGCACAATGGAACTGCTGGTTTCAATCTTGGAAATATCTCCGGTAACAATTTCTACAAGGATGTATCCACACTGGGTTCCACATCTACGATCCTTTTCAGCGCTGGAGCAGGACGAACGCGCTTTCTAGGCAGCGTACCACAATACTTCCGGAACGAGATCGCGTATCCTCCTACGGTGAATTTGTTGGATGTTGCTACAACTTCGGGTGCAGAGGTCGTGTTAGTGGGTGGTAATGTCAATGTGGCGTTGGATCTGGCCTTTGTCAGTGGCGCGCTGCGAACGGCGGCAGCAACCTCGGCCGGGCCGGGATTATTGGTAATTGCAGACAACGTCACCATGAGCAACCCGCCGGATAACAACAGCCATGTGATCGGCTACCTACGTAAGGTCGGTGACGATGCATTTTCCTTCCCGGTGGGTGATGGAACGCGCTATGCGCCGATCTCAATTTCTGCTCTGGCGGGAACTAGCCATCATTTTACCGCGAAGTATGAGCCGCAGTCGTCACATCCCACATACAGCCACTTGCTAAGGGATCCATCGTTGAACCACTTGAGTTTGTGTGAGTATTGGATACTCGACCGCACAGCCGGTGCATCCAATCCGGTTGTCACGCTCTCTTGGGATACACCACGTAGTTGTGGGGTAACGGACCTTTCTGAACTCGCTGTAGCGCGTTGGAACGGGGCTTTGTGGAAGAACCATGGAAATGGAAGCACCACGGGCAACACAACTGCCGGTACGATCTCTTCGGCTGGTGCAGTGAGTCTATTTGCTACACCTTCACTTTTCACGTTGGCATCAACAGGCTTCGGGAATCCGCTGCCGGTTGAACTGGTAAGCTTTCATGCTCAATACGTCGAGGATGCGGTGCGTACGGAATGGACCACGGCATCTGAAATGAACAACGATCGCTTCGACGTGGAGCGCAGTGCGGATGCGTTCACCTTCGAACTAGCTGGATCCGTCTTCGGTGCAGGGAATAGCCAGGTAGCGTTGAACTATGAATTTTTCGACATGCACCCGTATTCCGGCACGAGCTATTACCGGTTGAAACAAGTAGACTTCGATGGCACGTTCACCTACAGTGATATCGTACCCGTCCATAACCCGAACGGATCCGATGCATCCATCACCGTATTCCCGAATCCTACGCAGGGCGAAACGATCGTATCCATACAAGGAACCTCAGAAGGAACCATCGAACTCAGCGTGATCAATGCTCAAGGCCAGCAGGTGCTGAATTACTCACGCACAGCAACGTCAACCGGATTTACGGTACCCGTATCGTTAGATGGTCTTCCATCCGGCATCTACGTTGTTCGTGTGCAAGAAGTAGGGCAGGATCCTGTGGAGGTTAAAGTGCTGAAGGAGTGA